A region from the Sphingomonas flavescens genome encodes:
- a CDS encoding aspartyl protease family protein, with amino-acid sequence MQKRRWVLAMAAGMSAPLSAQTTTTTLDSVAGVPVIDKTTQTEDIRFKSRDSRMTVPVRLSGAGPYQFLVDTGADRSAVSTDLVSKLNLRTEGGTQLHSLSGISEVKTARISDVHLTRRPERSVDAAVLSGANMGADGIVGVDLLRSQRVQFDFEKQTMSIVPSTTPEFVRGPDTIVIEARRKNGRLIVTDAYANSQPLTVVVDTGSQVSIGNQALRAKLLRNNLVDVAHEVELESVTGQKIIGEYMIVRKLEIGGLNLTNLAIVFADAHTFKQLKLNDRPALLLGMNAIRAFKRVSIDFANKKFRVMLPEESALDVRFAAAGQP; translated from the coding sequence ATGCAGAAGCGGCGATGGGTCTTGGCGATGGCGGCAGGAATGTCTGCCCCGCTGTCGGCGCAAACCACAACGACGACACTCGATTCCGTGGCAGGCGTGCCGGTCATCGACAAAACGACCCAGACCGAAGACATCCGGTTCAAGTCCCGCGACAGCCGGATGACGGTTCCAGTCCGTCTATCGGGGGCGGGACCTTATCAGTTCCTGGTCGACACGGGTGCAGACCGGTCCGCTGTATCGACCGATCTCGTCAGCAAGCTCAACCTGCGAACAGAAGGCGGAACGCAACTCCATAGTCTTTCCGGGATCAGCGAAGTGAAGACGGCGCGGATCAGCGATGTTCATCTGACGCGCCGTCCAGAGCGGTCGGTAGATGCCGCGGTGCTGAGCGGTGCCAATATGGGTGCCGACGGCATTGTCGGCGTGGACCTGCTTCGATCGCAGCGCGTGCAGTTCGATTTCGAAAAGCAGACCATGTCGATCGTGCCTTCGACAACGCCCGAGTTCGTTCGGGGGCCGGACACCATCGTCATCGAGGCCCGAAGGAAGAACGGCCGCCTGATCGTCACCGACGCCTATGCAAATTCGCAGCCGCTGACGGTGGTGGTCGATACCGGGTCGCAGGTCAGCATCGGCAACCAGGCCCTGCGCGCGAAGCTGCTGCGGAACAACCTGGTCGACGTTGCGCACGAGGTTGAGCTGGAATCGGTGACCGGGCAGAAGATCATCGGTGAATATATGATCGTCCGGAAGCTGGAAATCGGGGGACTGAACCTGACCAACCTCGCCATCGTGTTCGCCGATGCGCATACCTTCAAGCAGTTGAAGCTGAATGATCGGCCGGCGTTGCTTCTGGGCATGAACGCGATCCGCGCATTCAAGCGCGTGTCGATCGACTTCGCGAACAAGAAGTTCCGCGTCATGCTGCCTGAGGAAAGCGCGCTGGACGTGCGTTTCGCAGCGGCCGGCCAGCCCTGA
- a CDS encoding PilZ domain-containing protein, producing MRNDRETGAQDLPKKKLVETTLYSLSTDAPSCPDRRSGERYVSLLRVGAITVDGRRELCLIRNVSAGGMMIRPYSPIPVGARITIELKHGESVSGQAQWSDNGLVGVVFDEQIDVLALLNAPGGQPRPRMPRIELNCTATLRHEKTVFRAPVANISQGGICVNSPVDLTVGSDIVVTLSGLHAAAGVVKWRDGDYYGIGFNRVYPISELMQFLQMQQREAAERRNVA from the coding sequence GTGAGGAACGATCGAGAGACCGGAGCCCAGGATTTGCCCAAGAAAAAGCTTGTCGAAACGACCCTCTATTCATTGTCCACCGATGCGCCATCCTGTCCCGACCGTCGGAGCGGCGAACGATACGTCAGCTTGCTGCGGGTCGGCGCGATAACGGTCGATGGCCGGCGCGAATTATGCCTCATTCGTAACGTCTCCGCCGGTGGCATGATGATCCGCCCCTATTCGCCAATCCCGGTCGGTGCGCGGATCACGATCGAACTGAAGCACGGCGAGTCCGTCAGCGGTCAGGCCCAATGGTCGGACAACGGGCTGGTCGGCGTCGTGTTCGATGAGCAGATCGACGTGCTTGCGCTGCTCAATGCGCCTGGAGGCCAGCCGCGGCCGCGTATGCCGCGGATAGAGCTGAACTGCACCGCGACCCTGCGGCACGAGAAGACGGTATTCCGCGCGCCTGTTGCGAACATCTCCCAGGGCGGCATTTGCGTGAATTCTCCCGTCGACCTGACCGTTGGCAGCGACATTGTGGTCACGCTGTCGGGACTTCATGCGGCGGCCGGCGTTGTGAAGTGGCGCGACGGCGATTATTACGGGATCGGCTTCAATCGGGTCTACCCCATCTCCGAATTGATGCAGTTCCTGCAAATGCAGCAGCGTGAAGCCGCGGAACGCCGCAACGTCGCCTAG
- a CDS encoding DUF938 domain-containing protein — MTDERRFYEAPVDGGFRSAPAALRNREVIADVLAEWLPQTGVVLELASGTGEHAVHFAERFPQLDWQPSDIHPEALASISARRAYAGLPNIREPIALDASSPMWPIDHADAVLSINMVHISPWAAALGLLQGAQRVLASGAPLVLYGPWLQRDIEPAPSNVAFDTDLKRRDPAWGLRTVEDFAAAATARELQLAETREMPANNLMLLFRRD; from the coding sequence GTGACCGACGAGCGGCGCTTTTACGAAGCGCCGGTCGATGGAGGTTTTCGCTCGGCGCCAGCCGCGCTCCGCAACCGAGAAGTCATCGCCGACGTGCTTGCCGAGTGGCTGCCCCAGACCGGCGTTGTCCTGGAGCTTGCCAGCGGCACTGGTGAGCACGCCGTCCACTTCGCCGAGCGCTTTCCTCAGCTGGACTGGCAACCCAGCGACATTCATCCCGAGGCCCTCGCGTCGATCTCGGCGCGTCGGGCCTACGCCGGATTGCCAAATATTCGGGAGCCAATCGCCCTCGACGCTTCGTCGCCGATGTGGCCGATCGATCATGCCGATGCAGTCCTGAGCATCAACATGGTTCATATCAGCCCGTGGGCAGCCGCATTGGGCTTGCTGCAAGGAGCGCAACGGGTGTTGGCGTCGGGCGCGCCGCTTGTCCTTTACGGTCCGTGGTTGCAGCGGGACATCGAGCCGGCCCCGAGCAACGTGGCGTTCGATACCGATCTCAAACGGCGAGATCCGGCCTGGGGATTGCGGACGGTGGAGGATTTTGCGGCGGCAGCGACGGCGCGCGAATTGCAACTGGCCGAAACGCGTGAAATGCCCGCGAATAACCTGATGCTGCTCTTTCGCCGCGACTAG
- a CDS encoding CcdC protein domain-containing protein, whose translation MEPRLLQALIPILIIGVVLAFRLRSMSRRQPLNVARLWLAPLILMVIAISTIAAHPPGTLGLAACAAALAVGGLLGWHRGKLTRIERDPATGALFQQASPGAMILLIAIIAIRFAARYYLQGQTAPGKFDQHTLIVTDALLCFAVGLIAMTRIEMGLRARALLAERPAA comes from the coding sequence ATGGAGCCGAGGCTGCTGCAGGCCCTGATACCGATCCTGATCATCGGGGTCGTGCTCGCGTTCCGGCTGAGGTCGATGAGCCGCCGGCAACCCCTGAATGTCGCGCGGTTGTGGCTCGCGCCGCTGATCCTGATGGTGATCGCAATTTCGACCATTGCCGCTCATCCGCCGGGGACTCTCGGCCTTGCAGCCTGCGCCGCCGCACTAGCGGTCGGTGGGCTGTTAGGCTGGCATCGCGGCAAGCTGACCCGGATCGAACGCGACCCAGCGACGGGCGCGCTGTTCCAGCAGGCCTCGCCGGGCGCGATGATCCTGCTGATCGCCATCATCGCGATCCGCTTCGCCGCGCGCTATTATCTTCAAGGGCAGACAGCGCCCGGCAAATTCGACCAGCATACGTTGATCGTGACCGATGCCTTGCTCTGCTTCGCCGTCGGCTTGATCGCCATGACCCGGATCGAGATGGGCCTGCGTGCGCGCGCCCTGCTTGCCGAGCGTCCGGCGGCGTGA
- the gcvPB gene encoding aminomethyl-transferring glycine dehydrogenase subunit GcvPB, which produces MTVNPSGWRPSTPTNEQGEQQTVTGNRALMLEEPLIFEMDGDDATGVDFAPLPKTASRLGGLERSQAIGLPGLSEPETVRHYTRLSRQNYAIDLGLFPLGSCTMKHNPRLNEKVARMPGFADVHPLQPQETVQGALEVINQLAFWLIDLTGMHGVAMSPKAGAHGELCGLLCIRAALEARGDKREVVLVPESAHGTNPATAAFAGYRVENIPANAAGRVDLDALKARLRPDVAAVMITNPNTCGLFEPDMKAISDAVHAAGAFVYCDGANFNAIVGKVRPGDLGIDAMHINLHKTFSTPHGGGGPGSGPVVLSEALSPYGPLPFAAKYPDGSFRIVEEETAGDEHPGAFGRMVAFHGQMGMFTRALTYILSHGADGLKQVAEDAVLNANYVLRSLSDVLDAPFAGSGPCMHEAIFSDKGFADGVSTIDLAKALIDEGFHPMTMYFPLVVHGAMLIEPTETESKASLDQFIMAIRSIAERAKAGDQSLKSAPVHAPRRRLDETLAARKPVLAYKTPAPDGAENGAMAEVGGR; this is translated from the coding sequence ATGACCGTCAATCCGTCGGGATGGCGCCCGTCGACGCCCACCAACGAGCAAGGCGAGCAGCAGACGGTCACCGGCAATCGCGCGCTGATGCTCGAAGAGCCGCTGATCTTCGAAATGGACGGTGACGATGCGACGGGTGTCGACTTCGCGCCGCTGCCCAAGACGGCCTCGCGGCTTGGTGGGCTCGAGCGATCGCAGGCGATTGGGCTGCCCGGCCTCAGCGAGCCGGAGACCGTCCGTCATTACACGCGCCTGTCGCGGCAGAATTACGCCATCGATCTGGGACTGTTCCCGCTCGGATCGTGCACCATGAAGCACAATCCGCGTCTGAACGAGAAAGTCGCGCGGATGCCCGGGTTCGCCGACGTGCACCCGCTGCAGCCGCAGGAAACGGTGCAGGGCGCGCTGGAGGTCATCAATCAGCTGGCATTCTGGCTGATCGACCTGACCGGCATGCACGGTGTGGCTATGAGCCCAAAAGCCGGTGCGCACGGAGAGCTGTGTGGACTACTCTGCATTCGCGCGGCGCTCGAAGCGCGCGGCGACAAGCGCGAGGTCGTTCTGGTGCCAGAGAGTGCGCACGGCACCAATCCCGCCACTGCCGCCTTCGCGGGCTATCGCGTCGAGAACATCCCGGCCAATGCCGCCGGCCGCGTCGACCTCGACGCGTTGAAGGCGCGGCTCAGGCCCGACGTTGCGGCGGTGATGATCACCAATCCGAACACTTGCGGGCTGTTCGAGCCCGACATGAAGGCGATCAGCGACGCCGTTCATGCCGCGGGCGCGTTCGTCTATTGCGACGGCGCCAACTTCAACGCGATCGTCGGGAAGGTCCGCCCCGGCGACCTCGGCATCGACGCGATGCACATCAATTTGCACAAAACCTTCTCGACCCCGCACGGCGGCGGCGGCCCGGGTTCGGGCCCGGTCGTCCTTTCCGAAGCGCTGTCGCCCTACGGCCCGCTGCCATTCGCGGCGAAATATCCGGACGGCAGCTTCCGAATCGTCGAGGAAGAGACGGCAGGCGACGAACATCCGGGCGCGTTCGGGCGCATGGTCGCTTTCCACGGCCAGATGGGCATGTTCACGCGGGCGCTGACCTATATCCTCAGTCACGGCGCGGACGGTCTGAAGCAGGTCGCCGAGGACGCGGTGCTCAACGCGAATTACGTCCTGCGCAGCCTGAGTGACGTCCTCGACGCGCCGTTCGCCGGAAGCGGGCCGTGCATGCACGAGGCCATCTTCTCCGACAAAGGCTTCGCGGACGGCGTCAGCACCATCGATCTCGCCAAGGCGCTGATCGACGAGGGCTTCCACCCGATGACCATGTATTTCCCGCTGGTCGTCCACGGCGCGATGCTGATCGAACCGACCGAGACGGAGTCCAAGGCGAGCCTGGACCAGTTCATCATGGCCATCCGCTCGATCGCCGAACGCGCCAAGGCCGGGGACCAGAGCCTGAAGTCGGCACCGGTCCATGCGCCACGCCGTCGACTCGACGAGACGCTGGCCGCCCGCAAGCCGGTGCTGGCGTACAAAACGCCGGCCCCTGATGGCGCCGAGAACGGCGCGATGGCAGAGGTCGGGGGCCGCTGA
- the gcvPA gene encoding aminomethyl-transferring glycine dehydrogenase subunit GcvPA yields MRYLPLSDADRSEMLQVVGAGSIDELFKDVPEEARLTGPIHGLPMHASELAVERHMSALSRKNMVAGDVPFFLGCGAYRHHVPASVDHIIQRGEFLTSYTPYQPEIAQGTLQMMFEFQTQVARLLGCEVANASMYDGSTAMWEAIVMAHRITRRRKTIVSSGVHPHYVSVASTMAKFTEDDLRTTVPELTAEPDMDRLLGAIDGETSAVVVQYPDILGRITDLTPIAEAAHAAGALLIAVVTEPVALGAIRSPGEMGADIVVGEGQSIGVGLQFGGPYVGLFACREKHVRQMPGRLAGETVDAEGKRGFVLTLSTREQHIRREKATSNICTSSVLCALAWTAHMTLLGEKGLRQLAALNHARACEAADRLSAIPGVRLVNDSFFNEFTLELPVEARPAVHAMVKRGVLGGVSLGRLYPGEDSLKNGLVVAVTETVTDEDITALEAALKEVVR; encoded by the coding sequence ATGCGTTATTTGCCGCTGAGCGACGCCGACCGCAGCGAGATGCTGCAGGTAGTCGGTGCCGGCTCGATCGACGAACTGTTCAAGGACGTGCCCGAAGAGGCGCGGCTGACCGGCCCGATCCACGGCCTGCCGATGCATGCGTCAGAACTCGCGGTCGAACGGCACATGAGCGCATTGTCGCGAAAGAACATGGTCGCGGGAGACGTGCCGTTCTTCCTCGGCTGTGGCGCGTATCGGCATCACGTGCCGGCTAGCGTCGATCACATCATCCAGCGCGGCGAGTTCCTGACCAGCTACACGCCCTACCAGCCCGAAATCGCCCAGGGCACGCTGCAGATGATGTTCGAGTTCCAGACGCAGGTCGCGCGTCTGCTCGGGTGCGAAGTCGCCAATGCGTCGATGTACGACGGCTCGACCGCGATGTGGGAAGCGATCGTCATGGCGCACCGCATTACGCGGCGCCGCAAGACCATCGTCAGCTCGGGTGTCCACCCGCATTACGTGAGCGTGGCCAGCACGATGGCGAAGTTTACCGAAGACGATCTGCGGACGACCGTGCCGGAATTGACTGCCGAGCCGGATATGGACCGGCTGCTCGGCGCGATCGACGGCGAGACCAGCGCCGTGGTCGTCCAGTATCCGGATATTTTGGGCCGGATCACCGATCTGACGCCGATCGCCGAAGCGGCGCATGCAGCGGGCGCGCTGCTGATCGCGGTGGTGACCGAGCCGGTGGCGCTCGGCGCGATCCGCTCGCCGGGTGAGATGGGCGCGGACATCGTCGTCGGCGAAGGCCAGTCGATTGGCGTCGGCCTGCAGTTCGGCGGCCCGTACGTCGGCCTGTTCGCGTGCCGCGAGAAGCACGTTCGCCAGATGCCAGGGCGTCTTGCCGGCGAGACGGTCGATGCTGAAGGCAAGCGCGGCTTCGTGCTGACCTTGTCGACGCGCGAGCAGCATATCCGGCGCGAGAAGGCGACGTCGAACATCTGCACCAGCTCGGTGCTTTGCGCGCTCGCCTGGACGGCGCACATGACGCTGCTGGGCGAAAAAGGGCTGCGCCAGCTCGCGGCCTTGAATCACGCGCGCGCGTGCGAGGCTGCCGACCGGCTGAGCGCCATCCCGGGCGTGCGGCTGGTCAACGACAGCTTCTTCAACGAATTTACGCTGGAGCTTCCGGTCGAGGCGCGGCCCGCGGTGCACGCGATGGTCAAAAGGGGCGTGCTCGGCGGCGTTTCGCTTGGACGGCTTTATCCCGGTGAGGACAGTCTGAAGAACGGCCTGGTCGTGGCGGTCACCGAGACGGTGACCGACGAGGATATTACCGCACTGGAAGCCGCGCTGAAGGAGGTCGTCCGATGA
- a CDS encoding class I SAM-dependent methyltransferase, whose amino-acid sequence MSAVAASTSKWDAADYARVGGFVAELGGAALDLLDPQRGERILDVGCGEGTLTRKIVERGATVLGIDNSPEMIAAARASGVDAVQLAAEDMQFFAEFDAAFSNATLHWVVQKEQAARAIFRALKPGGRFAGEMGGEGNLRKLRDALDEELIIRGYAPPLEASNWYASPEEFAAVYEAAGFREIDARLIERPTKVEHGIAAWVTTFRKGWLDRAEVPEGERAEIAAAVADRVGSNIADYVRLRFIMRKPA is encoded by the coding sequence TTGAGCGCAGTCGCTGCCTCGACCAGCAAGTGGGACGCGGCGGACTATGCCCGCGTGGGCGGCTTTGTGGCCGAACTGGGCGGAGCGGCGCTCGACCTGCTCGACCCGCAGCGGGGCGAGCGAATTCTCGACGTCGGGTGCGGCGAGGGGACGCTGACCCGCAAGATCGTCGAGCGCGGCGCGACCGTGCTCGGCATCGACAATTCGCCGGAGATGATCGCGGCGGCCCGCGCGAGTGGCGTCGACGCCGTCCAGCTCGCAGCCGAGGACATGCAGTTCTTCGCGGAATTCGACGCCGCATTTTCCAACGCCACGCTGCACTGGGTCGTGCAAAAGGAGCAAGCGGCGCGGGCGATCTTCCGAGCGCTAAAGCCTGGCGGACGCTTTGCCGGTGAAATGGGCGGGGAGGGCAATCTCCGGAAACTGCGCGACGCCCTCGACGAGGAGCTGATCATCCGCGGCTACGCGCCGCCGCTTGAAGCCAGCAATTGGTACGCCTCACCGGAGGAATTCGCCGCGGTCTACGAAGCGGCCGGGTTCCGTGAGATCGACGCGCGGCTCATCGAACGCCCGACCAAGGTCGAGCACGGCATCGCCGCCTGGGTCACGACGTTCCGCAAGGGATGGCTCGACCGGGCAGAGGTGCCGGAAGGGGAGCGCGCGGAGATTGCCGCCGCCGTCGCCGACCGCGTCGGATCCAACATTGCCGATTATGTCCGCCTTCGCTTCATCATGAGGAAGCCCGCCTGA
- the gcvH gene encoding glycine cleavage system protein GcvH, whose amino-acid sequence MTVYFTKEHEWIRVEGDTATIGISNHAQEQLGDIVFAEVPEAGRRVNKGQEAAVVESVKAASDVYAPVSGEVVEGNQAVADDPALVNSDPEGQGWFFKLKLDNPGELAGLMDEGAYRDWVATL is encoded by the coding sequence ATGACCGTCTATTTCACCAAGGAGCACGAATGGATCCGGGTCGAAGGCGATACCGCGACCATCGGCATTTCCAATCACGCGCAGGAACAGCTGGGCGACATCGTGTTTGCCGAAGTGCCAGAGGCCGGGCGACGCGTGAACAAGGGTCAGGAAGCGGCGGTCGTTGAATCGGTGAAGGCAGCGTCGGACGTGTACGCGCCGGTCTCCGGTGAGGTGGTCGAGGGCAACCAAGCGGTCGCGGACGATCCCGCGCTGGTGAACAGCGATCCCGAGGGGCAGGGCTGGTTCTTCAAGCTCAAGCTCGACAATCCGGGCGAGCTCGCCGGGCTGATGGACGAAGGCGCCTATCGCGACTGGGTCGCTACGCTTTGA
- the gcvT gene encoding glycine cleavage system aminomethyltransferase GcvT, with translation MSREVHNGPTDDTQARGTPYSGDPEGGESKAPTLEKLPLDAWHREHGGRMVPFAGYEMPVQYEGIMAEHLWTRENAGLFDVSHMGQLLVHGRDVATALEKLMPGDFQAAKDMTPKYSLLLDENGGIIDDLMATRRGDDFYVVVNGATKHGDIAVMERRLPSGVVVDYMKEQALLALQGPRAVEVLEKIIPGVSELGFMQGAPFNWQGRNLWISRSGYTGEDGFEISVPANAAVDLADAIIADNLAKPIGLGARDSLRLEAGLPLYGHDIDTQTTPVMAGLTFAIKKRRRAEGGFAGDLRILAELEKGAPQTRVGFVIEGRQPVREGGLVLDSEGNEIGKITSGGFSPSLQRPIAMGYVASHLAETGTELKLSQRGKLFDARVVAMPFVPHRYHRKGATA, from the coding sequence ATGAGCAGGGAAGTTCACAACGGTCCGACCGACGACACGCAAGCGCGTGGCACCCCGTATAGCGGCGACCCCGAGGGCGGCGAGAGCAAAGCCCCGACGCTGGAGAAGCTGCCGCTGGACGCCTGGCACCGGGAGCACGGCGGTCGAATGGTGCCCTTTGCCGGTTACGAAATGCCCGTCCAGTACGAAGGCATCATGGCTGAGCACCTGTGGACGCGAGAAAATGCCGGCCTGTTCGACGTCAGCCACATGGGCCAGCTACTCGTCCACGGCCGTGACGTAGCGACGGCGCTTGAGAAGCTGATGCCCGGCGATTTCCAGGCCGCCAAGGACATGACGCCCAAATATTCGCTGCTGCTTGATGAGAATGGCGGGATCATCGACGACCTGATGGCGACGCGGCGGGGCGACGATTTCTACGTGGTTGTCAACGGCGCCACCAAGCACGGCGACATTGCAGTGATGGAGCGGCGCCTGCCTAGCGGTGTCGTCGTGGATTACATGAAAGAGCAGGCATTGCTGGCCCTTCAAGGCCCGCGCGCCGTCGAAGTGCTCGAGAAGATCATTCCGGGCGTCAGCGAACTCGGCTTCATGCAGGGCGCGCCGTTCAATTGGCAGGGCCGCAACCTGTGGATCAGCCGATCGGGCTACACCGGCGAAGACGGGTTCGAGATTTCCGTGCCGGCGAACGCTGCAGTCGACCTTGCCGATGCTATCATTGCCGATAACCTTGCTAAGCCGATCGGGCTGGGCGCTCGGGATTCACTGCGGCTGGAAGCCGGTCTCCCCCTCTACGGGCATGATATCGACACCCAGACGACGCCGGTGATGGCGGGCCTGACCTTTGCCATCAAAAAGCGCCGACGTGCCGAGGGCGGCTTCGCGGGCGACCTGCGTATCCTGGCCGAGCTTGAGAAGGGCGCACCACAAACCCGGGTTGGCTTTGTTATAGAAGGCCGTCAGCCTGTTCGCGAGGGCGGACTGGTGCTCGACAGCGAAGGGAATGAAATCGGTAAGATCACCAGCGGCGGCTTCTCGCCCTCGCTGCAACGCCCGATCGCCATGGGCTATGTCGCCAGCCATCTCGCCGAGACCGGCACCGAGCTGAAGCTCAGCCAGCGCGGCAAGCTGTTCGACGCCCGCGTCGTCGCGATGCCCTTCGTTCCGCACCGCTATCACCGCAAGGGAGCCACTGCATGA
- the ispH gene encoding 4-hydroxy-3-methylbut-2-enyl diphosphate reductase, with translation MAEFDPSLPSLRLLVAAPRGFCAGVDRAIQIVELALERYGAPVYVRHEIVHNRFVVDRLRDQGAVFVEELTDVPDDRPVVFSAHGVPKSVPAEARDRGLSYLDATCPLVSKVHRQAQRLIEEGRHILFIGHAGHPEVIGTFGQVPPGSMTLVETVEDVAELQVPEAANLSFLTQTTLSVDDTSAIVAAIKTRFPEIRAPRSEDICYATSNRQAAVKAIASECEKMLVIGSPKSSNSLRLAEVAERMDVPARLIERAKDIDWDWLGTPQTLGLTAGASAPEILVREVVEALRERFVVIEEQVDHTPERMVFKLPRELVA, from the coding sequence GTGGCTGAATTCGATCCCTCCCTTCCTTCGCTCCGCCTGCTGGTTGCCGCTCCGCGCGGCTTCTGCGCTGGCGTCGACCGCGCCATTCAAATCGTCGAGCTTGCGCTCGAGCGATACGGCGCCCCCGTCTACGTTCGGCACGAGATCGTGCATAACCGCTTCGTGGTCGATCGCCTTCGTGACCAAGGCGCAGTCTTCGTCGAGGAACTGACAGACGTCCCGGACGACCGGCCGGTCGTGTTCTCCGCGCACGGCGTTCCCAAGTCCGTGCCGGCGGAAGCGCGGGACCGGGGCCTGAGCTATCTCGACGCAACCTGTCCGCTGGTGTCCAAGGTTCATCGTCAGGCGCAGCGGCTGATCGAAGAAGGGCGGCATATCCTGTTTATCGGCCATGCTGGCCACCCCGAAGTGATCGGGACATTCGGCCAGGTCCCGCCGGGGTCGATGACTTTGGTTGAGACAGTCGAGGATGTGGCCGAGTTGCAGGTTCCAGAAGCGGCCAATCTTTCATTTCTGACGCAAACCACCCTGTCGGTGGACGATACGTCGGCCATTGTGGCCGCCATCAAGACGCGGTTTCCGGAAATCCGCGCGCCACGCAGCGAGGATATTTGCTACGCGACCTCGAACCGCCAGGCGGCGGTGAAGGCGATTGCCTCCGAGTGCGAGAAGATGCTGGTAATTGGCTCGCCAAAGAGCAGCAATTCCCTTCGGCTGGCGGAGGTTGCCGAGCGGATGGACGTTCCTGCGCGACTTATTGAGCGGGCGAAGGATATCGATTGGGATTGGCTCGGGACGCCACAGACGTTGGGTCTGACCGCCGGCGCGTCCGCCCCGGAAATCCTGGTCCGTGAGGTCGTCGAGGCACTCCGCGAGCGATTCGTGGTGATTGAAGAGCAGGTCGATCACACGCCGGAACGCATGGTGTTCAAGCTTCCGCGAGAGCTTGTCGCCTGA
- the rnhA gene encoding ribonuclease HI → MNELPEVEMFTDGACRGNPGPGGWAALLRMGDRERELAGGEPLTTNNKMELLAAIRGLEALKRPCRVALHTDSIYVRDGITKWVHNWQRNGWRTSDKKPVKNAELWQELIKAAAPHRIEWHWVKGHSGHPENDRVDALACAEADDQRRHHRL, encoded by the coding sequence CTGAACGAGCTTCCTGAAGTCGAGATGTTTACCGACGGCGCTTGCCGCGGGAATCCCGGACCAGGCGGCTGGGCGGCCTTGCTGCGCATGGGCGACAGGGAGCGTGAACTTGCGGGTGGCGAGCCGCTAACGACTAACAACAAGATGGAACTCCTGGCGGCGATCAGGGGGCTGGAAGCCCTCAAACGGCCTTGTCGCGTCGCGCTTCACACCGACAGCATCTACGTCCGCGACGGTATCACCAAGTGGGTTCACAACTGGCAGCGGAACGGCTGGCGGACCTCGGACAAGAAGCCGGTTAAGAACGCGGAACTTTGGCAGGAACTGATCAAGGCGGCGGCCCCGCACCGCATCGAGTGGCATTGGGTCAAAGGGCACAGCGGGCACCCGGAGAACGATCGGGTCGATGCGCTGGCCTGCGCCGAGGCGGACGACCAGCGCCGACATCACCGGCTTTAG